A window of Malania oleifera isolate guangnan ecotype guangnan chromosome 5, ASM2987363v1, whole genome shotgun sequence contains these coding sequences:
- the LOC131155960 gene encoding uncharacterized protein LOC131155960, giving the protein MSKFCIFHKDHGHDTEECIQLRNEIEALIKRGYLSRFIKKEDPPREPREQRRPNANDKEEQVIGEIAMIFGGFASGGDNGGARKRYAKQVLSVEKGEPNSKINRQDEDIIFDSPDEEGVQQPHDDALVLSMLLANYKVRRVLIDNGSSANIMFWSVLEGMKIGKERLKPIATPLIGFGGDVVHPVGTITLLVTLGTTP; this is encoded by the coding sequence ATGTCTAAGTTTTGCATATTCCACAAGGATCACGGGCACGACACAGAGGAATGCATTCAACTGAGAAACGAAATTGAAGCCCTAATAAAAAGGGGATACCTATCAAGGTTTATCAAAAAAGAAGATCCACCGAGGGAACCTCGCGAGCAAAGGAGACCCAACGCAAATGACAAGGAAGAACAAGTCATAGGGGAGATTGCAATGATCTTCGGAGGATTTGCTAGTGGAGGAGACAACGGAGGCGCTCGCAAAAGgtatgctaaacaggtgctctCAGTGGAAAAAGGGGAACCAAATAGTAAAATAAACAGACAAGATGAAGATATCATCTTCGACAGCCCAGACGAAGAAGGGGTACAGCAACCACACGATGATGCATTGGTACTCTCCATGTTGTTGGCGAACTACAAAGTTAGGCGCGTATTAATAGATAATGGGAGTTCGGCAAACATTATGTTCTGGTCAGTACTAGAAGGGATGAAAATTGGAAAGGAAAGACTCAAACCAATCGCAACCCCCCTAATTGGGTTTGGTGGAGATGTGGTTCATCCCGTAGGGACAATCACACTACTTGTGACACTAGGGACGACCCCATAG
- the LOC131155160 gene encoding elongation factor 1-delta-like isoform X2, giving the protein MAATFYNLNSDSGLKKLDDYLLTRSYITGYQASKDDIAVHSALSKAPLAKYVNVSRWYSHIDALLRISGVSGEGCGVTVESSAPITEAVATPPAVDTKAAAAGDDDDDDDVDLFGEETEEEKKAAEERAAVMKASTKKKESGKSSVLLDVKPWDDETDMKKLEEAVRSIKMEGLLWGASKLAPVGYGIKKMQIMMTIVDDLVSVDNLIEDYLTVEPLNEFIQSCDIVAFNKI; this is encoded by the exons ATGGCAGCTACTTTCTATAACCTCAACTCAGATTCTGGCTTGAAAAAGCTTGATGATTACCTTCTAACTAGGAGTTACATCACTGG TTATCAAGCTTCGAAGGATGATATTGCCGTGCATTCGGCTCTTTCAAAGGCTCCATTGGCCAAATATGTGAATGTGTCTCGTTGGTACAGCCACATAGATGCACTTCTGAGGATTTC TGGTGTTTCCGGTGAAGGTTGTGGTGTTACTGTGGAGAGTTCTGCCCCCATCACCGAggcagttgcaactccacctgcTGTTGATACTAAG GCGGCTGCTGccggtgatgatgatgatgatgatgatgtggaTTTGTTTGGTGAAGAGACTGAAGAGGAAAAGAAGGCTGCTGAAGAACGTGCAGCAGTAATGAAGGCATCTACAaaaaagaaagagt CTGGCAAGTCTTCGGTTCTATTGGACGTGAAGCCATGGGATGATGAGACTGACATGAAAAAGCTTGAGGAGGCAGTGAGAAGCATAAAGATGGAAGGACTGCTTTGGGGAGCAT CCAAGCTTGCTCCTGTTGGATATGGCATAAAGAAAATGCAGATTATGATGACTATTGTGGATGATTTGGTTTCTGTTGACAATCTAATTGAGGATTATCTGACTGTTGAACCTTTGAACGAGTTTATTCAGAGTTGTGACATTGTTGCCTTCAATAAAATAT AA
- the LOC131155160 gene encoding elongation factor 1-delta-like isoform X1: MAATFYNLNSDSGLKKLDDYLLTRSYITGYQASKDDIAVHSALSKAPLAKYVNVSRWYSHIDALLRISGVSGEGCGVTVESSAPITEAVATPPAVDTKAAAAGDDDDDDDVDLFGEETEEEKKAAEERAAVMKASTKKKESGKSSVLLDVKPWDDETDMKKLEEAVRSIKMEGLLWGASKLAPVGYGIKKMQIMMTIVDDLVSVDNLIEDYLTVEPLNEFIQSCDIVAFNKICKLHNFISSLLLFLYFM, from the exons ATGGCAGCTACTTTCTATAACCTCAACTCAGATTCTGGCTTGAAAAAGCTTGATGATTACCTTCTAACTAGGAGTTACATCACTGG TTATCAAGCTTCGAAGGATGATATTGCCGTGCATTCGGCTCTTTCAAAGGCTCCATTGGCCAAATATGTGAATGTGTCTCGTTGGTACAGCCACATAGATGCACTTCTGAGGATTTC TGGTGTTTCCGGTGAAGGTTGTGGTGTTACTGTGGAGAGTTCTGCCCCCATCACCGAggcagttgcaactccacctgcTGTTGATACTAAG GCGGCTGCTGccggtgatgatgatgatgatgatgatgtggaTTTGTTTGGTGAAGAGACTGAAGAGGAAAAGAAGGCTGCTGAAGAACGTGCAGCAGTAATGAAGGCATCTACAaaaaagaaagagt CTGGCAAGTCTTCGGTTCTATTGGACGTGAAGCCATGGGATGATGAGACTGACATGAAAAAGCTTGAGGAGGCAGTGAGAAGCATAAAGATGGAAGGACTGCTTTGGGGAGCAT CCAAGCTTGCTCCTGTTGGATATGGCATAAAGAAAATGCAGATTATGATGACTATTGTGGATGATTTGGTTTCTGTTGACAATCTAATTGAGGATTATCTGACTGTTGAACCTTTGAACGAGTTTATTCAGAGTTGTGACATTGTTGCCTTCAATAAAATATGTAAGTTACATAACTTCATCAGTAGCCTcttattgtttttatattttatgtga